The Streptomyces phaeolivaceus genome has a window encoding:
- a CDS encoding class I SAM-dependent methyltransferase produces MSRQLDEQIAGRFPVGQRLRVLDVGMGQGTQALRLARAGHAVTGIEREARLIAVAREALAAEPEGIRGRVRIVEGDGRDTGVHFLPGSFDVVLCHGVLMYVEEPDALLAGLARMLAPGGLLSLLVRNGDALAMRAGLAGDWAGALAAFDTTAYRNRLGLDVRADRLAVLTDALGGIGAPLHAWYGVRVFTDLAADDAGVPAGAGDLEVLLAAEERAGRTDPYRQVAALLHLCGVRG; encoded by the coding sequence GTGTCCCGGCAGCTCGACGAGCAGATAGCCGGCCGCTTCCCGGTCGGGCAGCGGCTGCGGGTGCTCGACGTGGGCATGGGGCAGGGCACACAGGCGCTGCGGCTGGCCCGTGCCGGGCACGCGGTGACCGGGATCGAGCGCGAGGCACGGCTGATCGCCGTGGCCCGGGAGGCGCTGGCCGCCGAGCCCGAGGGCATCCGGGGGCGGGTGCGGATCGTCGAGGGCGACGGCCGGGACACGGGGGTGCACTTCCTGCCGGGCAGTTTCGACGTGGTGCTCTGTCATGGGGTGCTGATGTACGTCGAGGAGCCCGACGCCCTACTGGCGGGGCTGGCGCGGATGCTGGCGCCCGGGGGGCTGCTGTCGCTGCTCGTACGGAACGGCGACGCGCTCGCGATGCGGGCGGGGCTGGCCGGGGACTGGGCGGGGGCGTTGGCCGCGTTCGACACCACCGCGTACCGGAATCGGCTCGGGCTGGATGTGCGGGCGGATCGGCTCGCCGTGTTGACGGACGCGCTCGGGGGGATCGGGGCGCCGTTGCACGCGTGGTACGGGGTGCGGGTGTTCACCGACCTGGCGGCGGACGACGCGGGGGTGCCTGCGGGGGCGGGCGACCTGGAAGTGCTGCTCGCGGCGGAGGAGCGGGCGGGGCGGACGGATCCATATCGGCAGGTGGCGGCGTTGCTGCACCTGTGCGGGGTGCGGGGCTGA
- a CDS encoding bifunctional adenosylcobinamide kinase/adenosylcobinamide-phosphate guanylyltransferase, which translates to MELTLLGTGAPAGLPRPDCPCAVCATALGAAARGATALLVDGTLLLDLTPGAALAAARAGHSLTGVRQVLLSHPHDGPAVEVPAGLPQPGRVPDGRELALLTGHRVRALALDAPGTGYAVTGPGGQRLLYLPPGGAPAGVEERAQPYDMVLLDVVGRPDALARLRAAGAVGPTTDVVAVHLDHGVPPDGELPRRLAAAGARAVPDGTTLAVGAYQDVPDVPRRTLVLGGARSGKSVEAERRLEAFPDVLYVATGGTRGGDGEWAERVAVHRERRPGTWSTAETCDLVPLLKDDEGAPLLIDCLSLWLTDAMDSVGAWDDAEWAGGGERALRARVTELTVAVRHTRRTVVAVSNEVGSGIVPATASGRRYRDELGRLNTAFANECEHVLLVVAGQALSLRG; encoded by the coding sequence GTGGAACTGACATTGCTCGGCACCGGCGCTCCCGCGGGGCTGCCCCGCCCCGACTGTCCGTGCGCGGTGTGCGCGACCGCGCTCGGTGCTGCCGCGCGCGGGGCGACCGCGCTGCTCGTGGACGGCACACTGCTGCTCGACCTCACTCCGGGCGCCGCCCTGGCCGCCGCGCGCGCCGGGCACTCGCTGACCGGTGTGCGCCAGGTGTTGCTGTCGCATCCGCACGACGGGCCCGCCGTGGAGGTCCCGGCGGGACTGCCGCAGCCGGGGCGGGTGCCGGACGGGCGGGAGCTGGCGCTGCTGACCGGGCACCGGGTGCGGGCGCTGGCCCTGGACGCGCCGGGGACGGGGTACGCGGTGACCGGGCCGGGCGGGCAGCGGCTGCTGTATCTGCCGCCGGGGGGCGCGCCCGCCGGTGTGGAGGAGCGGGCGCAGCCGTACGACATGGTGCTCCTCGATGTGGTGGGGCGGCCGGACGCGCTGGCGCGGCTGCGGGCGGCGGGGGCCGTGGGGCCGACGACCGATGTCGTCGCCGTGCACCTCGACCACGGTGTGCCGCCGGACGGCGAGTTGCCGCGCCGGCTCGCGGCGGCGGGCGCGCGCGCCGTGCCCGACGGGACGACGCTGGCGGTGGGCGCCTACCAGGACGTGCCCGACGTACCGCGCCGCACGCTGGTGCTCGGCGGGGCGCGGTCCGGGAAGTCGGTGGAGGCCGAACGGCGGCTGGAGGCGTTCCCCGACGTGCTGTACGTGGCGACGGGCGGGACGCGGGGCGGGGACGGGGAGTGGGCCGAGCGGGTCGCCGTCCACCGGGAGCGGCGCCCCGGCACCTGGAGCACGGCCGAGACCTGCGATCTCGTCCCGCTGCTCAAGGACGACGAGGGGGCGCCGCTGCTCATCGACTGTCTGTCGCTGTGGCTGACCGACGCGATGGACTCGGTGGGGGCGTGGGACGACGCGGAGTGGGCCGGTGGTGGGGAGCGCGCGCTCCGGGCGCGTGTCACCGAGCTGACCGTGGCCGTACGGCACACGCGCCGCACGGTGGTCGCCGTCTCCAACGAGGTCGGCTCCGGCATCGTCCCCGCCACCGCCTCCGGCCGCCGCTACCGCGACGAACTCGGGCGTCTGAACACGGCCTTCGCGAACGAGTGCGAGCACGTGCTGCTTGTGGTGGCGGGGCAGGCCCTGTCGCTACGGGGCTGA
- a CDS encoding class I SAM-dependent methyltransferase: MSPTPRPEPGPFTGEPGVDPFHEPRRSDCPWCGSRQLRTRVRAPEGRRRTPGTFVVDECRDCAHAFQNPRPTTDGLLLRQHQHAVEDDLGPNPVGRRRRRHLRGAARALLPYPEPESWLDVGTGHGHFPEAARAIHPYTSFDGLDATPRVEAAWEAGRVEEAHQGLLTDPEITARLRARYDVVSMLHHLEHTTDPRAELRAARAVLRPGGHLLLEVPDPARPFGTLPGGGRRLWKPSDRPRPLHLMPLRNLLAELASLGYEVLVRRACAPLPPRAHRIIARRTTHPTAPATPRERTGGAPSAP, encoded by the coding sequence ATGTCCCCCACCCCGCGGCCGGAGCCCGGCCCCTTCACCGGAGAACCGGGAGTCGACCCCTTCCACGAACCGCGCCGGAGCGACTGCCCGTGGTGCGGCTCACGGCAGTTGCGTACGCGGGTGCGTGCGCCGGAGGGGAGGCGGCGCACGCCGGGCACGTTCGTGGTGGACGAGTGCCGGGACTGCGCGCACGCCTTCCAGAACCCCCGGCCCACGACGGACGGGCTGCTGCTGCGGCAGCACCAGCACGCCGTCGAGGACGACCTCGGCCCGAACCCCGTCGGGCGCCGCCGGCGCCGGCACCTCCGGGGCGCGGCCCGCGCGCTGCTGCCGTACCCGGAGCCGGAGAGCTGGCTCGACGTCGGCACCGGCCACGGCCACTTCCCGGAGGCCGCGCGCGCGATCCACCCGTACACCTCCTTCGACGGCCTCGACGCGACCCCGAGGGTCGAGGCGGCGTGGGAGGCCGGGCGGGTGGAGGAGGCGCATCAGGGGCTGCTCACCGACCCGGAGATCACCGCGCGGCTGCGCGCCCGCTACGACGTGGTCAGCATGCTCCACCACCTCGAACACACCACCGACCCCCGTGCGGAACTCCGGGCCGCCCGCGCGGTGTTGCGCCCCGGCGGCCATCTCCTCCTCGAAGTCCCGGACCCGGCCCGCCCGTTCGGCACACTGCCCGGCGGCGGACGGCGGCTGTGGAAACCGTCCGACCGCCCGCGCCCCCTCCACCTCATGCCCCTGCGCAATCTGCTCGCCGAACTGGCGTCCCTGGGCTACGAAGTGCTGGTCCGCCGCGCCTGCGCCCCCCTCCCGCCCCGCGCACACCGCATCATCGCGCGCCGCACGACGCACCCGACCGCCCCCGCGACCCCACGAGAACGGACCGGCGGCGCTCCCTCAGCCCCGTAG
- the cobT gene encoding nicotinate-nucleotide--dimethylbenzimidazole phosphoribosyltransferase has product MSSLNLDDFTDLIERPDGGVRRDAEARRERQIVPPGALGRLDELGEWLAAAQSAVPVRPIRQARAVLFAGDHGIAELGVSARAAGTADQLVRAVLDGSSPMAVLARQLDVPVRVVDLALDCDPEALPAEVVRHRVRRGSGRIDIEDALTPEEAEAAFRVGVALADEEADSGTDLVVLGDVSVGGTTAAAVLVAGLCGTDASVVTGRGGRAIDDLAWMRKCAAVRDSLRRARPVLGDQLQLLATVGGADLAAMTGFLLQSAVRKTPVILDGVVSAACALVAQRVAFRAPDWWLAGQSSGEPAQAKALDRMAIEPLLDHGVKVGEGVGALLALPLVRAAASLSAELPERESAGPAEPVEAAVAEEKDLAAEYDAT; this is encoded by the coding sequence ATGAGCTCGCTTAATCTCGACGACTTCACCGATCTGATCGAGCGCCCCGACGGTGGGGTGCGCCGCGACGCCGAGGCGCGGCGGGAGCGGCAGATCGTGCCACCCGGGGCGCTGGGCCGTCTCGACGAACTCGGTGAATGGCTGGCGGCGGCGCAGTCGGCGGTGCCGGTGCGGCCGATCCGACAGGCCCGCGCGGTGCTGTTCGCGGGCGACCACGGGATCGCCGAACTCGGCGTCTCCGCGCGGGCCGCGGGCACCGCGGACCAGCTGGTGCGGGCCGTCCTCGACGGCAGCAGCCCGATGGCGGTGCTGGCCCGGCAGCTCGACGTCCCCGTACGCGTGGTGGATCTCGCGCTCGACTGCGACCCCGAGGCGCTGCCCGCCGAGGTCGTACGGCACCGGGTGCGGCGCGGGTCCGGGCGGATCGACATCGAGGACGCGCTGACGCCGGAGGAGGCGGAGGCGGCGTTCCGGGTGGGCGTCGCCCTCGCGGACGAGGAGGCGGACTCCGGGACGGATCTCGTCGTCCTCGGCGATGTGAGCGTCGGCGGGACCACGGCGGCGGCCGTCCTCGTCGCCGGGCTGTGCGGGACCGACGCGTCCGTGGTCACCGGGCGCGGTGGGCGGGCGATCGACGATCTGGCGTGGATGCGCAAGTGCGCGGCCGTACGGGACTCGCTGCGGCGGGCCCGGCCGGTGCTCGGGGACCAGTTGCAGCTGCTGGCGACGGTGGGCGGGGCGGATCTCGCCGCGATGACCGGGTTCCTGTTGCAGAGCGCGGTGCGGAAGACGCCGGTGATCCTGGACGGCGTGGTGTCGGCGGCGTGTGCGCTGGTCGCCCAGCGGGTCGCGTTCCGGGCGCCGGACTGGTGGCTGGCCGGGCAGAGCAGCGGGGAGCCGGCGCAGGCCAAGGCGCTGGACCGGATGGCCATCGAGCCGCTGCTCGACCATGGGGTGAAGGTCGGCGAAGGGGTGGGGGCGCTGCTGGCGCTGCCGCTGGTCCGGGCCGCGGCGTCCCTGTCGGCGGAGCTGCCGGAACGGGAGTCGGCGGGACCGGCGGAGCCGGTGGAAGCCGCGGTGGCCGAGGAGAAGGATCTCGCCGCGGAGTACGACGCGACGTAG
- a CDS encoding adenosylcobinamide-GDP ribazoletransferase yields MPTPPEPSPSSSAPTLADGLRFAFGTLTVLPVTVRRWDREAARAGMLCAPVAGLAVGLASAALGGLLLLLGAGPLLAAVASAAVPAALTRGLHLDGLADTADGLGSGKPAEDALRIMKQSDIGPFGVITLVLVLLAQVAALAEAYGESWALGALAAAVSATVARLALTLAARAGVPAARPEGLGAAVAGVVPVRGALLVAVAVGCAAAGAGALFGPYDIGRTVLAVVLGCGAAALLLRHCVRRFGGVTGDVFGGLAETAATAALVVFALG; encoded by the coding sequence GTGCCCACGCCCCCCGAGCCCTCCCCTTCGTCCTCCGCGCCCACGCTCGCCGACGGTCTGCGGTTCGCCTTCGGCACCCTGACCGTGCTGCCGGTGACCGTGCGCCGCTGGGACCGCGAGGCGGCGCGCGCCGGAATGCTGTGCGCGCCCGTCGCCGGGCTGGCGGTGGGCCTGGCCTCGGCCGCGCTCGGCGGGCTGCTGCTGCTCCTGGGCGCCGGTCCCCTGCTCGCCGCCGTGGCCTCCGCCGCCGTACCGGCCGCGCTCACCCGGGGCCTCCATCTGGACGGCCTCGCCGACACCGCCGACGGTCTCGGCAGCGGCAAGCCCGCCGAGGACGCCCTGCGGATCATGAAGCAGTCGGACATCGGGCCGTTCGGGGTCATCACCCTCGTGCTCGTCCTGCTGGCCCAGGTCGCCGCGCTCGCCGAGGCGTACGGCGAGTCCTGGGCGCTGGGCGCGCTCGCGGCGGCCGTCTCGGCGACCGTCGCGCGGCTGGCCCTGACCCTGGCCGCGCGCGCCGGCGTACCCGCCGCCCGGCCCGAGGGGCTGGGGGCGGCGGTGGCGGGCGTGGTGCCGGTGCGGGGCGCGCTGCTGGTGGCCGTCGCGGTCGGGTGCGCGGCGGCGGGCGCGGGGGCGCTCTTCGGGCCGTACGACATCGGCCGTACGGTCCTCGCGGTCGTCCTCGGCTGTGGTGCCGCCGCACTCCTCCTGCGGCACTGCGTACGGCGGTTCGGCGGTGTCACCGGTGATGTGTTCGGCGGCCTCGCGGAGACGGCGGCGACGGCGGCGCTCGTCGTGTTCGCCCTCGGGTGA
- a CDS encoding endo alpha-1,4 polygalactosaminidase, whose amino-acid sequence MSRALARSALLSLLLLTAGCTDATDDEAGTGGGTGEGARWRPEPGTPWQWQLSGRLDTSVDVPVYDIDGFDHSADTVAGLHDDGRKVICYLSTGAWEDWRPDADDFPKSVIGKGNGWEGERWLDIRATDVLEPLMAARIDMCAEKGFDAVEPDNMDGYRNETGFPLKAADQLRYNRLVARLAHERGLAVGLKNDLDQIPELVDDFDFAVNEQCAQYEECDDLTPFIEAGKAVFHVEYEIPTGDFCPEARRLELSSLLKKWELGVWRKAC is encoded by the coding sequence ATGAGCCGCGCCCTCGCCCGCAGCGCCCTGTTGTCCCTGCTCCTGCTGACAGCGGGGTGCACCGACGCCACCGACGACGAGGCGGGCACCGGCGGCGGGACGGGCGAGGGCGCCCGCTGGCGGCCGGAGCCCGGCACCCCGTGGCAGTGGCAGCTCAGCGGGCGCCTGGACACCTCCGTCGACGTCCCCGTGTACGACATCGACGGCTTCGACCACTCCGCCGACACCGTCGCCGGCCTCCACGACGACGGCCGCAAGGTGATCTGCTACCTCTCCACCGGCGCCTGGGAGGACTGGCGCCCCGACGCCGACGACTTCCCGAAGTCGGTCATCGGGAAGGGCAACGGCTGGGAGGGCGAACGCTGGCTCGACATCCGCGCGACCGACGTCCTCGAACCCCTGATGGCCGCCCGTATCGACATGTGCGCGGAGAAGGGCTTCGACGCCGTCGAGCCCGACAACATGGACGGCTACCGCAACGAGACCGGCTTCCCGCTGAAGGCCGCCGACCAGCTCCGCTACAACCGCCTCGTCGCCCGCCTCGCCCACGAACGGGGCCTCGCTGTCGGCCTGAAGAACGACCTCGACCAGATCCCCGAACTCGTCGACGACTTCGACTTCGCGGTCAACGAACAGTGCGCCCAGTACGAGGAGTGCGACGACCTGACCCCGTTCATCGAGGCAGGCAAGGCCGTCTTCCACGTCGAGTACGAGATACCGACGGGCGACTTCTGCCCCGAGGCCCGGCGCCTGGAACTCAGCTCGCTGCTGAAGAAGTGGGAGCTGGGGGTGTGGCGGAAGGCCTGCTGA
- a CDS encoding spherulation-specific family 4 protein has product MNTHAPSRPSLLVPYYEHPADRPAEWDALIAAAPRLYGVVLNPASGPGDAPDPAFIQAANRLRAAGVRLLGYADTGYGRRPVTDVVRELTRYHAWYGTDGTFLDQVAAEPGGFDYYRRLAAAVWGAGPATLALNHGTPPHPAYARIADLVVTFEGTWETYRDQPSEPWPGGSGGLGAQVCHLVHGVPPDIDVGALARARGASVHCAVPGVGDHPWGTLPHSLEPTR; this is encoded by the coding sequence ATGAACACACACGCCCCTTCCCGCCCCTCTCTCCTGGTTCCCTACTACGAGCACCCCGCCGACCGCCCCGCCGAATGGGACGCCCTGATCGCCGCCGCGCCCCGTCTCTACGGCGTCGTCCTCAACCCGGCGAGCGGTCCGGGCGACGCCCCCGACCCGGCGTTCATCCAGGCCGCCAACCGGCTGAGGGCGGCCGGCGTACGGCTCCTCGGCTACGCCGACACCGGCTACGGCCGCAGACCCGTCACCGACGTCGTACGCGAGCTGACCCGGTACCACGCCTGGTACGGCACCGACGGCACGTTCCTCGACCAAGTGGCCGCCGAGCCGGGCGGGTTCGACTACTACCGGCGGCTCGCGGCGGCCGTCTGGGGCGCGGGACCCGCCACCCTCGCCCTCAACCACGGCACCCCGCCGCACCCCGCGTACGCCAGGATCGCCGACCTCGTCGTCACCTTCGAGGGCACCTGGGAGACCTACCGGGACCAGCCGTCCGAGCCCTGGCCCGGCGGCAGCGGCGGCCTCGGCGCCCAGGTCTGCCATCTGGTGCACGGAGTGCCGCCCGACATCGATGTCGGCGCCCTGGCCCGTGCCCGGGGTGCCTCCGTGCACTGTGCGGTGCCCGGCGTGGGGGATCATCCCTGGGGTACGTTGCCGCACTCCCTGGAGCCCACCCGATGA
- the pelF gene encoding GT4 family glycosyltransferase PelF: MRTGSHVTMLTEGTYPHVHGGVSTWCDQLVRGMPDVEFHLVSLTGTGREPVTWELPPNVYRHTSVPTWGPRPGRARAPYGAARRRFTDAHERLLLSVLDPEAPRDFGTALYELAGLARDGRLSAALRTESALRSLMWIWTMPHLATAAAHPTVHDALTATDLLEHALRPLAARIPEDCVAHAVSGGLATLPALAARELDGVPFLLTEHGIYLRERYLGQRGSDQRWPVKAFMLGFHRELTRLGYRAADLITPCNQYNRRWEERGGADADRIRTVYNGVDPAAFPHAGPEPEVPTLTWCGRVDPIKDLETLLHAYAMVRAEIPETRLRLFGPVPPGGEEYRTELEKLAAELGVTDGLTFEGRITEVRRAYAAGHVVMLSSISEGFPFSLIEAMSCGRTTVSTDVGGVREAVGDTGIVVPPREPEMMAAAALTLLRDDERRRELGESARRRVIDRFTLRRSVDAFRTIYRELAGRDETVYEPAPATVADWTVELRDPWYQLGPTDGTGW, encoded by the coding sequence ATGCGCACCGGCAGTCATGTCACCATGCTCACCGAAGGCACCTACCCGCATGTCCACGGAGGGGTCAGCACCTGGTGCGACCAGCTCGTCCGGGGCATGCCCGACGTCGAGTTCCATCTCGTGTCGCTCACCGGAACCGGCCGCGAACCCGTGACCTGGGAACTGCCGCCGAACGTGTACCGGCACACCTCGGTACCCACCTGGGGCCCACGCCCCGGCCGCGCCCGCGCCCCGTACGGCGCGGCCCGCCGCCGCTTCACCGACGCCCATGAACGGCTGCTGCTCTCCGTCCTGGACCCCGAGGCGCCCCGCGACTTCGGCACGGCCCTGTACGAGTTGGCCGGACTCGCCCGCGACGGACGTCTGTCGGCGGCCCTGCGCACCGAGTCCGCGCTGCGCTCGCTGATGTGGATCTGGACGATGCCGCATCTGGCGACGGCCGCCGCGCACCCCACCGTCCATGACGCGCTCACCGCGACCGATCTGCTGGAACACGCCCTGCGCCCGCTCGCCGCCCGGATCCCGGAGGACTGTGTGGCGCACGCGGTCAGCGGCGGCCTGGCCACCCTGCCCGCGCTCGCCGCCCGGGAGCTGGACGGCGTACCGTTCCTGCTCACCGAGCACGGCATCTATCTGCGCGAGCGCTACCTCGGCCAGCGCGGCAGCGACCAGCGCTGGCCGGTGAAGGCCTTCATGCTCGGCTTCCACCGCGAGCTGACCCGGCTCGGCTACCGCGCCGCCGACCTCATCACCCCCTGCAACCAGTACAACCGCCGCTGGGAGGAGCGCGGCGGCGCCGACGCCGACCGGATCCGCACGGTCTACAACGGCGTCGACCCGGCCGCCTTCCCGCACGCCGGCCCCGAACCCGAGGTGCCCACCCTCACCTGGTGCGGGCGCGTCGACCCCATCAAGGATCTGGAGACGCTGCTGCACGCGTACGCCATGGTCCGCGCCGAGATCCCGGAGACCAGACTCCGGCTGTTCGGTCCCGTACCGCCCGGCGGCGAGGAGTACCGCACCGAACTGGAGAAGCTCGCCGCCGAACTGGGCGTCACGGACGGGCTCACCTTCGAGGGCCGGATCACCGAGGTCCGACGGGCCTACGCCGCCGGGCACGTCGTGATGCTCTCCTCCATCTCCGAGGGCTTCCCGTTCTCCCTCATCGAGGCCATGTCCTGCGGCCGTACGACCGTGTCGACCGACGTCGGCGGGGTCCGCGAGGCGGTCGGCGACACCGGGATCGTCGTCCCGCCGCGCGAGCCGGAGATGATGGCCGCCGCCGCGCTCACCCTCCTCCGTGACGACGAACGCCGCCGGGAACTGGGCGAGTCGGCGCGCCGACGGGTGATCGACCGGTTCACCCTGCGCCGGTCCGTGGACGCCTTCCGCACGATCTACCGGGAGTTGGCGGGCCGGGACGAGACCGTGTACGAGCCCGCGCCGGCGACGGTCGCCGACTGGACCGTCGAACTGCGCGACCCCTGGTACCAGTTGGGGCCGACGGACGGAACCGGCTGGTGA
- a CDS encoding leucyl aminopeptidase has product MTALTLSTAAAPGLRVDAIVVGVAKGAKAPVVAPGAEAVDKAYDGKLADVLTTLGASGAEGEVTKLPAPSGFKAPLVVAVGLGAVPEKDGSFGTEALRRAAGAAARALSGTKKAAFTLPVQAADAVAAVAEGALLGAYSFDVYKELAPANNAAKAKNGKAPLAEVTLLGAKPRDKAHKAAAERAIAVTEELNRARDLINTPPNDLDPEAFAAVAQTAGKEHGIKVTVLDEKALAKGGYGGILGVGAGSAATPRLVQLSYTHSKAKKHLAFVGKGITYDSGGISLKPAGHNETMKCDMSGAAAVFAAVVAAARLGLEVNVTGWLALAENMPSGSATRPGDVLRMYSGKTVEVLNTDAEGRLVLADALAKASEDKPDAIVDVATLTGAMMLALGNRTFGIMANDDAFRSAVHEAAEESGEPAWPMPLPDHLRKGMDSPTADIANMGERYGGGLVAGLFLKEFVGEGITWAHLDIAGPAFNEGGPFGYTPKGGTGTAVRTLVRLAERAASGDLG; this is encoded by the coding sequence GTGACTGCTCTCACTCTCAGCACCGCCGCCGCGCCGGGCCTCCGGGTCGACGCGATCGTGGTCGGTGTCGCGAAGGGCGCCAAGGCACCGGTCGTAGCGCCGGGTGCCGAGGCCGTGGACAAGGCGTACGACGGCAAGCTGGCCGACGTCCTCACGACTCTCGGCGCCTCGGGCGCGGAGGGCGAGGTGACGAAGCTGCCCGCGCCGTCCGGCTTCAAGGCGCCGCTCGTGGTGGCGGTGGGCCTGGGCGCGGTGCCCGAGAAGGACGGCTCGTTCGGCACGGAGGCGCTGCGCCGCGCGGCCGGTGCCGCTGCCCGCGCCCTGTCCGGGACGAAGAAGGCCGCGTTCACGCTGCCCGTCCAGGCCGCCGACGCCGTGGCCGCCGTCGCCGAGGGCGCGCTGCTCGGCGCGTACTCCTTCGACGTCTACAAGGAGCTGGCGCCCGCGAACAACGCCGCGAAGGCGAAGAACGGCAAGGCGCCGCTCGCCGAGGTCACCCTGCTCGGCGCGAAGCCCCGCGACAAGGCCCACAAGGCCGCCGCCGAGCGCGCGATCGCGGTGACCGAGGAGCTGAACCGCGCCCGCGACCTCATCAACACCCCGCCGAACGACCTCGACCCGGAGGCCTTCGCCGCCGTCGCGCAGACCGCGGGCAAGGAACACGGCATCAAGGTGACCGTGCTCGACGAGAAGGCGCTCGCCAAGGGCGGCTACGGCGGCATCCTCGGCGTCGGCGCGGGCTCCGCGGCCACGCCCCGGCTGGTGCAGCTGTCGTACACCCACTCCAAGGCGAAGAAGCACCTGGCGTTCGTCGGCAAGGGCATCACCTACGACTCGGGCGGTATCTCGCTGAAGCCCGCCGGGCACAACGAGACGATGAAGTGCGACATGAGCGGTGCCGCCGCCGTGTTCGCCGCGGTCGTCGCCGCCGCGCGCCTCGGCCTTGAGGTCAACGTCACGGGCTGGCTCGCCCTCGCCGAGAACATGCCGTCCGGCTCCGCCACCCGCCCGGGTGACGTGCTGCGCATGTACAGCGGCAAGACCGTCGAGGTGCTGAACACCGACGCGGAGGGCCGGCTCGTCCTCGCCGACGCGCTCGCCAAGGCCTCCGAGGACAAGCCGGACGCGATCGTCGACGTGGCGACGCTGACCGGCGCGATGATGCTGGCGCTGGGCAACCGGACGTTCGGGATCATGGCCAACGACGACGCGTTCCGCTCCGCCGTGCACGAGGCGGCGGAGGAGTCGGGCGAGCCGGCGTGGCCGATGCCGCTGCCGGACCACCTGCGCAAGGGCATGGACTCCCCGACCGCCGACATCGCGAACATGGGCGAGCGCTACGGCGGCGGGCTCGTCGCCGGGCTCTTCCTGAAGGAGTTCGTGGGCGAGGGGATCACCTGGGCGCACCTGGACATCGCGGGGCCGGCGTTCAACGAGGGCGGGCCCTTCGGGTACACGCCCAAGGGGGGCACCGGGACGGCGGTGCGGACGCTGGTGCGGCTGGCCGAGCGGGCGGCCTCCGGCGACCTGGGGTGA